The following coding sequences lie in one Halorarum halophilum genomic window:
- the mutS gene encoding DNA mismatch repair protein MutS, which produces MVTGAPAKMLDRRDELTPMLAQYVDLAEEYDDAVLLFRVGDFYKAFCETADEVARVCELTRIEREDSTGTYTACGIPVDNAAKYLDRLLDAEYRLAVADQVEDPEETNGLVDRAVTQVITPGTVVDDELLATGSNTYVACVARGSTGDAAEVCGDSDGEYGLAHVDVSTGECAATAGSLADVQEELARIAPAELLTGPDVDAGGDDLADSAMTTEYDPTVFEPDAARERLTAYADPERFRPTAATAAGALLAYAEWAQGDDGPLGHVNRVRWYDPRRSLRLDATALRGLELFETHAGGDATLFDTLDETRCALGRRRLRAWLRRPLLDRERVESRHDAVEAFAEQTLVREEVRDLLGEAYDLERLVGRVTRGRADARDLRSLHATLEAVPEIRDALADVPELADLRDSLDALADLRERIDAAIVEDPPTDITDGGVVRDGFDADLDEVRGTAREGREWVANLESAERERTGIDNLDVGYNRVHGYYIEVTNGQLEKVPDDYTRRQTLKNSERFYTPELKRREDEILGADERADRLEYELFTEVRGDVAAEAERIQGLADAVARVDALAALATAAVERNYARPELGAEGVFVEGGRHPVVERTEPEFVPNDTDLPRGTVALVTGPNMSGKSTYMRQVALCVVLAQAGSFVPAQSARLPVVDRVFTRVGASDDIAGGESTFMREMRELTDILHDATADSLVVLDEVGRGTATTDGRAIARAAVEFLHDELGSTALFATHYHDLTELADERERVRNLHFAATREGGDVTFLHRAKPGAAAASYGVEVAELAGVPNPVVERARALVAEEADADAEPADEDPGSDSAQRTLDDLGGAERGRSRGAGTVDLTDAERETLAALREVDVADTTPMEALNRLNGLQRRLEEDV; this is translated from the coding sequence ATGGTAACGGGCGCGCCGGCGAAGATGCTCGACCGCCGGGACGAACTCACGCCCATGTTGGCCCAGTACGTCGACCTCGCCGAGGAGTACGACGACGCCGTCCTCCTCTTCCGCGTCGGCGACTTCTACAAGGCGTTCTGCGAGACGGCCGACGAGGTCGCCCGGGTCTGCGAACTCACGCGGATCGAGCGCGAGGACTCCACGGGTACCTACACCGCCTGCGGCATCCCCGTCGACAACGCCGCGAAGTACCTCGACCGCCTGCTCGACGCCGAGTACCGCCTCGCGGTCGCCGACCAGGTCGAGGACCCAGAGGAGACGAACGGGCTGGTCGACCGGGCGGTCACGCAGGTCATCACCCCCGGAACGGTCGTCGACGACGAACTGCTCGCGACCGGGTCGAACACCTACGTCGCCTGCGTGGCCCGGGGGAGTACCGGCGACGCCGCCGAGGTGTGCGGCGACAGCGACGGCGAGTACGGCCTCGCCCACGTCGACGTCTCGACCGGCGAGTGCGCCGCCACGGCCGGGTCGCTCGCCGACGTGCAGGAGGAACTCGCGCGCATCGCCCCCGCGGAACTGCTGACCGGTCCGGACGTCGACGCCGGCGGGGACGACCTCGCGGACAGCGCGATGACCACCGAGTACGACCCGACCGTCTTCGAACCCGACGCGGCCCGCGAGCGCCTGACGGCCTACGCCGACCCGGAACGGTTCCGGCCGACCGCCGCGACCGCCGCTGGCGCGCTGCTCGCCTACGCCGAGTGGGCGCAGGGCGACGACGGCCCGCTCGGACACGTCAACCGGGTCCGATGGTACGACCCCCGGCGCAGCCTGCGGCTCGACGCGACCGCGCTCCGCGGGCTGGAGCTGTTCGAGACCCACGCCGGCGGTGACGCGACGTTGTTCGACACGCTCGACGAGACGCGCTGCGCGCTCGGCCGCCGCCGACTCCGGGCGTGGCTCCGCCGCCCCCTCCTCGACCGCGAGCGGGTCGAATCACGCCACGACGCGGTCGAGGCGTTCGCCGAGCAGACGCTCGTCCGCGAGGAGGTCAGGGACCTGCTCGGCGAGGCGTACGACCTGGAACGCCTCGTCGGGCGCGTCACCCGCGGACGGGCGGACGCACGGGACCTCCGGTCGCTCCACGCGACGCTCGAAGCCGTGCCCGAGATCCGCGACGCGCTGGCCGACGTCCCGGAACTCGCCGACCTCCGCGACTCGCTCGACGCGCTTGCCGACCTCCGGGAACGGATCGACGCCGCCATCGTTGAGGACCCGCCGACGGACATCACCGACGGCGGTGTCGTCCGCGACGGCTTCGACGCCGACCTCGACGAGGTGCGCGGAACCGCCCGCGAAGGGCGCGAGTGGGTGGCGAACCTGGAGTCCGCGGAACGCGAGCGCACCGGCATCGACAACCTCGACGTCGGCTACAACCGAGTCCACGGCTACTACATCGAGGTGACGAACGGGCAACTGGAGAAGGTGCCCGACGACTACACCCGCCGACAGACGCTGAAGAACTCCGAGCGCTTCTACACGCCCGAGCTGAAGCGCCGCGAGGACGAGATCCTCGGCGCCGACGAGCGCGCCGACCGGCTGGAGTACGAGCTGTTCACCGAGGTCCGGGGCGACGTGGCTGCCGAAGCCGAGCGGATCCAGGGTCTCGCGGACGCCGTCGCCCGGGTGGACGCACTCGCCGCGCTCGCGACCGCCGCGGTCGAGCGGAACTACGCCCGCCCGGAACTGGGCGCCGAGGGCGTGTTCGTCGAAGGGGGCCGCCACCCCGTCGTCGAGCGCACCGAGCCGGAGTTCGTGCCGAACGACACCGACCTGCCGCGGGGCACCGTCGCGCTCGTCACCGGCCCGAACATGAGCGGGAAGTCGACGTACATGCGCCAGGTCGCGCTCTGCGTCGTGCTCGCGCAGGCCGGCTCGTTCGTGCCGGCCCAGTCGGCCCGGCTCCCGGTCGTCGACCGGGTGTTCACCCGCGTCGGCGCCAGCGACGACATCGCCGGCGGCGAGTCGACGTTCATGCGCGAGATGCGCGAGCTGACGGACATCCTCCACGACGCGACCGCCGACTCGCTGGTCGTCCTGGACGAGGTGGGTCGCGGAACCGCCACCACCGACGGCCGGGCCATCGCCCGCGCGGCCGTCGAATTCCTCCACGACGAACTCGGCTCGACCGCCCTGTTCGCGACCCACTACCACGACCTCACCGAACTCGCCGACGAGCGCGAGCGCGTCAGGAACCTCCACTTCGCGGCGACCCGCGAGGGCGGGGACGTGACGTTCCTCCATCGCGCGAAACCCGGCGCCGCAGCGGCCTCCTACGGCGTCGAGGTCGCCGAACTCGCCGGCGTACCTAACCCGGTCGTGGAGCGCGCGAGGGCGCTCGTAGCCGAGGAAGCCGACGCGGATGCGGAACCCGCCGACGAGGACCCCGGTTCCGACTCGGCACAGCGCACCCTCGACGACCTCGGGGGCGCGGAGCGGGGGCGGTCGCGTGGCGCCGGAACCGTCGACCTGACCGACGCGGAGCGTGAGACGCTGGCGGCGCTCCGCGAGGTCGACGTCGCCGACACCACCCCGATGGAGGCGCTGAACCGCCTGAACGGGCTCCAGCGGCGGCTGGAGGAGGACGTCTGA
- the mutL gene encoding DNA mismatch repair endonuclease MutL, whose translation MAGSREAGVRELDRATVERIAAGEVITRPARVVAELVENALDAGAERIDVEVDGDGTDRIRVADDGCGMNREDAALAVEPHTTSKIRDAGDLAAADTLGFRGEALASVADAGTLELTTNADDDEIGTRVRVADGETAVADAGRARGTTVEVTELFADRPARRESLASPAREFGRVSELLADYALARPDVAFSLTHDGRETLRTPGTGTTDALVAIYDRETAGHATAFDHRADLETGAGSEPMVGWELRAEGALVAPAVTRSTRDHVHLAVNGRPVANEALRRAVASGYGTLVPSGREPVAVVRLSLPAETVDANVHPAKERVALRDGNTVADAVETGVRDALTTADLRRSGEVAMDLDSSLAPVEGAESDFADATVIGQFRDLYVLCEADDDLVVIDQHAAHERVNFERLRAALADEAVPSADLDPAATVSLDPGAAAGVEEHADALRDLGFAFEPFGGNTYRVAAVPAPLGRVADADALGETAASLARGEADPREAALADLACHPSLKAGDALDRETATRLVERLGECEQPYACPHGRPTTLTVEEATLASGFERPTRR comes from the coding sequence ATGGCCGGGAGCCGCGAGGCCGGCGTCCGCGAACTCGACCGGGCCACGGTCGAGCGCATCGCCGCCGGCGAGGTGATCACCCGACCGGCCCGCGTCGTCGCCGAACTGGTGGAGAACGCGCTTGACGCCGGCGCCGAACGGATCGACGTCGAGGTCGACGGCGACGGGACCGACCGCATCCGCGTCGCCGACGACGGATGCGGGATGAACAGGGAGGACGCCGCGCTCGCGGTCGAACCGCACACGACGAGCAAGATCAGGGACGCCGGTGATCTCGCGGCCGCGGACACCCTCGGTTTCCGGGGGGAGGCGCTCGCCAGCGTTGCGGACGCGGGTACGCTGGAACTGACGACGAACGCGGACGACGACGAGATCGGCACCCGTGTCCGCGTCGCCGACGGGGAAACGGCCGTCGCGGACGCCGGCCGGGCGCGGGGGACCACCGTCGAGGTGACGGAGCTGTTCGCCGACAGGCCCGCGCGCCGGGAGTCGCTCGCCTCGCCAGCCAGGGAGTTCGGCCGCGTCTCCGAACTGCTGGCGGACTACGCGCTCGCCCGGCCGGACGTCGCGTTCTCGCTGACCCACGACGGCCGGGAGACGCTCCGGACGCCGGGCACGGGGACCACGGACGCGCTGGTGGCCATCTACGACCGCGAGACCGCCGGGCACGCGACCGCGTTCGACCACCGGGCGGACCTCGAAACGGGGGCCGGATCGGAACCGATGGTGGGCTGGGAACTCCGGGCCGAGGGCGCGCTCGTCGCGCCGGCTGTCACGCGCTCGACCCGCGACCACGTCCACCTCGCGGTCAACGGCCGGCCGGTCGCGAACGAGGCGCTCCGCCGGGCGGTCGCGTCGGGCTACGGCACCCTCGTCCCGTCCGGTCGGGAGCCGGTCGCCGTCGTCCGCCTCTCGCTCCCCGCCGAGACGGTGGACGCGAACGTCCACCCCGCGAAGGAACGCGTCGCGCTCCGCGATGGGAACACCGTCGCCGACGCGGTCGAGACCGGCGTCCGGGACGCGCTCACCACGGCGGACCTCCGGCGCTCCGGCGAGGTGGCGATGGACCTCGACTCCTCGCTCGCGCCCGTGGAGGGCGCCGAGTCGGACTTCGCCGACGCGACCGTAATCGGACAGTTCCGCGACCTCTACGTGCTGTGCGAGGCCGACGACGACCTGGTCGTGATCGACCAGCACGCCGCCCACGAGCGGGTGAACTTCGAGCGCCTGCGGGCCGCGCTGGCCGACGAGGCGGTCCCCTCGGCCGACCTGGACCCGGCCGCGACCGTCTCGCTCGACCCGGGCGCCGCCGCAGGGGTGGAGGAGCACGCCGACGCGCTCCGCGACCTGGGGTTCGCGTTCGAACCCTTCGGCGGGAACACGTACCGCGTCGCGGCCGTCCCCGCGCCGCTGGGCCGGGTCGCCGACGCGGACGCGCTGGGCGAGACGGCCGCGTCGCTCGCGCGGGGCGAGGCGGACCCGCGGGAGGCGGCGCTGGCCGACCTCGCGTGCCACCCGTCGCTTAAGGCCGGGGACGCGCTGGACCGTGAGACAGCTACCCGACTGGTCGAGCGACTCGGCGAGTGCGAGCAGCCCTACGCCTGCCCGCACGGCCGTCCGACGACCCTCACCGTCGAGGAGGCGACGCTGGCGTCCGGGTTCGAGCGCCCGACGCGCCGGTAG
- a CDS encoding DUF7573 domain-containing protein, with the protein MSADALLSAVTGDYSLDDFLDAGEREDPADDADEPDDVPAESDREPESASDPETPADSGTDASPEPPANADSDTDSPDDDSTAESGGIETESDEDDPIPPESVAPAEPTYGWSPDGAECTGCGETATTRWRQDGEYVCADCKEW; encoded by the coding sequence ATGTCCGCGGACGCCCTCCTCTCGGCCGTGACGGGGGACTACTCGCTCGACGACTTTCTCGACGCCGGGGAGCGCGAGGACCCCGCCGACGACGCCGACGAGCCGGACGACGTTCCCGCGGAATCCGACCGGGAGCCGGAATCGGCGTCCGACCCGGAAACGCCGGCCGACTCCGGAACGGACGCCAGCCCCGAACCCCCGGCCAACGCTGACTCGGACACCGACTCGCCGGACGACGACTCAACCGCCGAATCCGGCGGCATCGAAACCGAATCCGACGAGGACGATCCGATCCCCCCGGAGTCCGTCGCCCCCGCCGAACCGACCTACGGCTGGTCGCCCGACGGCGCCGAGTGTACGGGGTGTGGCGAGACCGCCACGACTCGGTGGCGCCAGGACGGCGAGTACGTCTGCGCCGACTGCAAGGAGTGGTAG
- a CDS encoding 5,10-methylenetetrahydromethanopterin reductase: MLGIELTPEHPVDRLVDLGAAAEGAGFDAVFVSHHYNNRDAFQALARLAAATDDARLGPGVVNPLETHPVTLASRVATLDEASGGRAVYGVGPGDPSSLRNLGHADERGLRPVLEAFEVARRLWAGERVDGGSTFEADDAGLNYEPPQGADIPVYVGGEGPHMCRMAGKRADGLLFNGSHPDDLAWARERVAEGLADRSDGVDADGFDLAAYAAVSVAEDGEAAKEAARPPVAYIAAGAPPPVLDRHGIDPERADRIGDAIAAGEFSTAFEAVTPAMLAAFCIAGTPEEVEEGMAAVLAHADSLVVGSPLGPNLEEAIRLAADAAP, from the coding sequence GTGCTCGGGATCGAACTCACGCCAGAACACCCCGTGGACCGCCTCGTCGACCTCGGGGCGGCCGCCGAGGGGGCGGGCTTCGACGCGGTGTTCGTCTCCCACCACTACAACAACCGGGACGCCTTCCAGGCGCTCGCGCGACTCGCGGCCGCGACCGACGACGCCCGGCTCGGCCCGGGCGTCGTCAACCCCCTCGAGACGCATCCCGTCACCCTCGCCTCGCGGGTCGCCACGCTGGACGAGGCCTCCGGCGGCCGCGCCGTCTACGGCGTCGGACCCGGTGATCCCTCCTCGCTCCGGAACCTCGGCCACGCCGACGAGCGCGGCCTCCGCCCCGTACTGGAGGCGTTCGAGGTCGCGCGACGGCTCTGGGCCGGCGAGCGCGTCGACGGCGGGAGCACGTTCGAGGCCGACGACGCGGGGCTGAACTACGAACCGCCGCAGGGCGCCGACATCCCGGTCTACGTCGGCGGCGAGGGTCCGCACATGTGCCGGATGGCCGGAAAGCGCGCCGACGGCCTGCTGTTCAACGGCTCGCATCCCGACGACCTCGCCTGGGCCCGCGAGCGCGTGGCCGAGGGCCTGGCGGACCGCTCGGACGGTGTCGACGCCGACGGGTTCGACCTCGCGGCCTACGCCGCCGTCTCGGTCGCCGAGGACGGCGAGGCGGCGAAGGAGGCCGCCCGTCCGCCGGTCGCGTACATCGCCGCGGGCGCGCCGCCGCCGGTGCTGGATCGACACGGAATCGACCCCGAGCGCGCCGACCGCATCGGCGACGCCATCGCCGCCGGCGAGTTCTCGACGGCGTTCGAGGCGGTGACGCCGGCGATGCTGGCGGCGTTCTGCATCGCCGGGACGCCCGAGGAGGTGGAGGAGGGAATGGCCGCGGTGCTGGCGCACGCGGACTCGCTCGTCGTCGGGTCGCCGCTCGGGCCGAACCTCGAAGAGGCGATCAGGCTGGCCGCGGACGCGGCGCCGTAG